The sequence GACGAGTTCCTGGGCATTGCCAGCCATGAGCTCAAGACGCCGCTGACGCCCCTGGCCCTCAAGCTCGAGGCGCTCATGCGCGAGGCGCGAGCCGAGCCGGAGTCCCCCCTGGCCCGGCGGCTCGCGCCCCACGTGGAAGTCATGCGGCGGCAGGTGAAGCGGCTCGCCGACCTGGTGAACGACCTCCTGGATGTGTCGAGCATCGGGGCGGGACGGCTGACCCTCACGCTCAAACCCCAGCAGTGCGACCTCGCGGCGCTGGTGCGAGACGTCGCCGGGCGCTTCGACACCGAGGTGAAGCGCGCGGGCTGCGAGGTGCGCCTCCACGCTCCCGCGCCGGTGCAGGGCGACTGGGACAGCTCGCGGCTGGAGCAGGTGGTGACGAACCTGCTGGCGAACGCAGTCAAGTACGGTCCCGGCCACCCGGTGACGCTGAGTGTGGAGGTGGTGGAGGGGCGCGCGAGGCTGACGGTCCGCGACCTGGGCATCGGCATCGCGCCGGAGAACCTCCAGCGCATCTGGGGCAAGTTCGAGCGCGCGGTGTCCGAGCGTCATTACGGGGGACTGGGACTGGGGCTCTACATCTCACGGCAGATTGTCGAGGCCCTGGGCGGCACGGTGAAGGCCGAGAGCACGCTCGGCCAGGGCTCCACGTTCGTCGTCGAGCTTCCACTGCAGGGCGCCGCTGCCCGCAGCGCCTGATTCGAAGCGAACACCCCACAGCCTCGCTGTAGTAGGTTGGCGCGAATGTTCCGTACTCCAATCCTGGTGTTCATCGGGTTCTTCCTCTTCGCCTCCGCCGCTGCAGCTGCCGCGTCTCCAGACGCTGGCACCGCGAGGTCCGTCGAGGAGGCATCAAAGCGAGTGCAGAGTGCTCGCACTGCCCTCGCGACGGCCGTTCAGCGGATCGAGAAGGAGCCGCCGAGCAACGCCGACCTCGACGCCGCCCTCGCCGCGGTGGAAGCGCTGAAAGATGCGCTCAATGCGGGAGCGAACTTCGAGACGGAGGATCTCGAGTACGCGAAGACCGTCCTGGCTGCACGGAAGGAGCTCCGGACGCAGCGCCAGTACGTCGAAGAGCGCCGGGCCAAGGTGCACATCCACGAGTTCCGCCGGCGCATCGACGGCGCGCTCGCGACCGTGAACGAGCGCATGGCGAAGCTCGCGGAGAGAGAGCCTGGCCCCAAGGCGATGGACGAGGCCCGGGCCGCGGTGGAGGCGCTCAAGAAGCTGGCGGAGGAGGGCCGGCCACTGACGAACCAGGACCCGAAGTTCGCCGCGTACCTCACCGAGGTCGATGCGACCGTCGCCCGTCACGAGAAGACGATTGACGAACGGTGGCTGCAGCAGTCGGCACAGAAGCAGCGAGGGCTCCTGGACGAGAGCCGCAAGGCCCTGTCCACCGCGCTCGCCGAGCTGGGCAAGGCCTGGTCGGACGAGAAGTTCGGAGCCGCCGACAAGGCGACGGTGGCGCTGCAGAAGCAGCTCGAGGAGGGCAAGCCGCTCGAGGAGCGCGACAGGGCGTATCGCGCGGAGGCGGAGAAGGCACGAGCCGAGATCACCCAGGCCAGGCGCCGGATGGAGGAGCTGGTGGCGCAGGCGGGAGTCTCTCGGGTCAAGACGGAGCTGGGGCCTGCCCATGAGGAGCTCGTCGCGGCCGCCAAGGCGCTCCGCGCGAGGCGCCCGACGCCCGAGCAGTTCGCCGAGGCCAAGACCGCGGCGTTCGTCGTCCGGAAGCTGGTGGAGAAGTACGAGCCGCAGGCAGCGCGGAGCCAGCCGATCGGCCAGTACCTCGCCGAGGTGAAGAACACGCTCGTGGAGGTGGAGGTGGCGCTCCAGGTCCGCAGCCTCGATGCGGCTCGCGCCGACGTCACGCAGGCCTTGCGCAATATCGAGAAGCGGGCTGCGACCGCCGAGCAGTTCGAGGAGGCGAAGACGGCGCTGGTCGTCCTGGAGAAGACGCTCGAGACGGTTCACGCGAAGAACCCGGCGATCAGCGGAGCCGCCGCCGAGGCGCGTCAGCTGCTCAAGGACGGGCGGGCGACGATGGAGCGGCGCCGGTACGAGGTCGACCTGCAGCAGCAGCGCGTGAAGGTCGACGAGGCGCGGAAGAACGCGGCGGCCCTGGTCTCCCAGCTCCAGAAGGAGAAGCCCTCGGAGGCACAGCTCCAGGAAGCAGAGAACGCGATCAAGCAGATCGGCGCGGTGTTGGAGGCTGGCGCCCACTTCGTCAAGAAGGACCGCGACTACGCCATATACGCCAAGGAGACGAAGGAGCGCATGGCGGAGCTGAGCGAGCGCGTCACCCGGCGGAAGATCGTGCTGGCCGCGGCGGATGCCCGCGCTCAGCTCACCGAGCGGCTGGCCACGACGAAGGAGAAGCTCGAAACCGCGAAGCGCGTCTCAGCGACCGACGGCGACGTCGAGACGGCCTCGAAGAGCGTGGACGAGGTCATGCAGATGTTCGAGGCGCGCGCGGAGCTGGAGAGGCAGGACGCAGGCTATGCGGCGTATGCGGAGCGGGCGCGCGCCGAGTGGCTGAAGCTGGTGGAGGCGCTCGAGCTCGCGCGGCAAGCGCGGGCGCTGCGCCGGATGACCGGTGAGGCCCTGGTTGCCGCCAGCAAGGCGTCGGAGGCGGCCGCGGCCTCCGCGGACCTGCGCAAGCGGAAGGAGCTGTACGCGAGCGCGATGGAGAAGCTCAAGGCCTGCCAGGACGACGGCTCCAGGATGGTGAAGGAGAACGCCAGCCTTGCCACGATTGACGTGCTCGTTGGCGGTGTCCCCACCCGGCCCCAGGAGGTGATGGCTCAGTGCGCCCAGAAGGCTGAGGCGCTGCAGGAGCCACAGAAGAGGGCCGACGTGCAGCTTCGGTTCGTCGAAGGCCCGAGGAAGGCTTACGACTCGGCGAAGCAGCTCCTCTCCAAGGGGCGCAAGAACGAGGCGCTCGCGCAGTTCAACGACTGCATCGCGGAGGGGCGCATCCTGGAGAACCGGTATCCCGAGTTCAAGGAGCAGAAGTTCGACGTCGGCGGCGCCAGCATGAGCGTGCTCGAGCTGATCCAGGTCTGCGTGAAGGAGCGCAAACCGCTGCAGTCGGCCCCCTGACGAGCCCGAGACGTTGCGCGCAAGGCAACCCTAGGTGGTGACGACGAAGCCGTTCTCCACCTTCACGGGCCAGGACGTGAGCCTGGCTCCCACGCACGGCCCGCCGACACAGCGCCCGTCGCCCGGCTGGAACAGCGCACCGTGCCAGGAGCAGACGATGAGCTGCTTGTCGGGCGTGAGGTACTGGTCCAGCTTCTGGGCCAGCGGCAGCCCGGCATGGGGGCACCGGTCCACGTAGCCGTGGACCTCGTCGCCCGTGCGCACCAGGAAGCCGTGGAAGTACGCGTCGCCAATCTGCAGCACGAGGTTGCGAGCGCCCGGGTCCTGGAGCGCCGCCAGCGGGAGGAGCTTCACGTTCGGCGGCGTCGCCGTGAGCCGTGCCCGGGGCGGCTGTGCTCCGTCACTCACGCACGCGCCTCAGGGCAGCTTCGCCTTCTGGAAGCCGGACCAGCAGTGGTCGTAGTCCGACTGCAGCGCCGGGGTCTCCAGCGCGAAGCGCGTCGGCCGGATGACCCAGCGCGACTCGAACATGAAGGCCAGGGTGTCCTTGAGCTTGTGCGGCTTCAGGTCCGCGTGGATGGCCTGGTCGTAGCTGGCCTGGTCCGGCCCATGGCCGCTCATGCAGTTGTGCAGCGAGGCCCCGCCCGGCGCGAAGCCCCCGGCCTTGGCGTCGTAGACACCGTGCACCAGCCCCATGAACTCGCTCATCACGTTGCGGTGGAACCAGGGCGGCCGGAAGGTGTGCTCGGCCACCATCCACCGGGGCGGGAAGATGACGAAGTCGCAGTTGGCCGTGCCCGGGATTTCGCTGGGGGACGTGAGGACCGTGAAGATGGACGGGTCCGGGTGGTCGAAGCTCACCGTGTTGACGGTGTTGAACCGCGCCAGGTCATACTTGTACGGCGCGAGGTTGCCGTGCCAGGCGACCACGTCCAACGGTGAGTGGTCGAACCGGGAGGCCCACAGCCGGCCCAGGAACTTCTGCACCACCTGCGTCGGCCGGTCCACGTCCTCGTAGGCCGCCACCGGCGTCAGGAAGTCGCGCGGGTTGGCCAGGCCGTTGGCGCCGATGGGCCCCAGGTCCGGCAGGCGGAAGAAGGCGCCGTGGTTCTCGCAGATGTAGCCGGAGGCCTGTCCGTCCAGCAGCTCCGCGCGGAAGCGCACGCCGCGAGGCACCACGCCCACCTCGCCGGGCGCCAGCTCCAGCACGCCCAGCTCCGTGACGAGCCGCAGCCGCCCCGCCTGGGGGACGAGGAGCAGCTCGCCGTCGGCGTCGTAGAACACCCGGTCCACCATGGACGTGTTGGCCTGGTAGAGGTGGATGCTGATGCCCGCCCCCGTCGCCGGGTCACCGTTGCCGGCGTAGGTGACGAGCCCGTCCACGAAGTCCGTCGGCTTCGTGGGCGCCGGCTGCGGACTCCAGCGCAGCCGGTTGGGCGAAACGGGCACCTCGTCGAACGGGCCGCCGCGCAGCAGGCCCTGCGGGTGAGGCTCGTAGGCGGGGTGGTTGGCGCTCGGACGGATGCGGTAGAGCCACGAGCGCCGGTTCTCCCGGCGCGGCGCGGTGAAGGCCGAGCCCGACAGCTGCTCGGCATAGAGCCCGTAGGGCGTGCGCTGCGGCGAGTTCTGCCCCTGGGGCAGCGCCCCGGGTACGGCCTCGGTCGCGAGCTCGTTGCCGAAGCCGGAGAGGTAGCCGCCGGGAGCTCTCTTCAGCTCGCTGCCGGCCTGGGTATCGGTGGTCACCGTGTCTCCTCCCTCGGCGCGCGGGCGCGTTACCGAACGGGGTCGACCTTGATCACGCCGCGGCGGATCTGGTCAAGCTCGATGGACTCGAAGAGCGCCTGGAAGTTCCCGTTACCGAACCCCTCGTTGCCCTTGCGCTGGATGATCTCGAAGAAGATGGGCCCAAAGAGGTTCTCGGTGAAGATCTGCAGCAGGAGCCCTTCCTGCTCGTTGCCGTCGATGAGGATGCGGTTCTTCCGCATCCGCTCCAGGTCCTCACCGTGGTTGGGGACGCGCTTGTCGACCAGGTCGTAGTAGGTCTCGATGGTGTCCTGCAGGGACACGCCGCGCTGGCGCAGGCGCTCCACGGTGCCGTAGATGTCGCGCGTCGTCAGGGCCAGGTGCTGGATGCCCTCGCCGTTGTACTGGCGGAGGAACTCCTCGATCTGCGACTTGTCGTCCTGGCTCTCGTTCAGCGGGATTCGGATGGCCTTGTCCGGGGCAATCATCGCCTGGCTGAACAGGCCCGTCGCCTGACCCTTGATGTCGAAGTACTTCTGCTCGGTGAAGCCGAAGATGCGGCTGTAGAACGACGACCAGGTCCGCATCTGGCCCCGGCGCACGTTGTGCGTCAGGTGGTCCAGCGACTCCAGGCCCACGCTGTTCTTCGCCTCGGCGGCGTCCGCGCCCGGAATCTTCTCCCAGGCGTCGTAGATGGAGCCCTTCGCGCCGTAGCGGTCGACGAGATACAGCAGGCTGCCGCCGATGCCCTCGAGCACATAGGAGCCCTCGCCCAGCGCGCCCCGCGACGGGTCCGCGGCGCGGGCGCCACGCTCCAGGGCCATCTCGTACGCCGTCCGGGCATTGGCCACGCGGAACGCCATGCCGCTGGCCGAGGGGCCGTGGGCCGCGCGGAACTCCGCGGCCTGTCCGGTGGGCTCCTCGTTGATGAGCAGGTTGATGTCGCCCTGCTTGTAGCGGACCAGGTGCTTGCTCGGGTGCTTGGAGTACGCAACGAAGCCCAGCCGCTCCACGAGCTTCACCATCACCTCGGGAGCAGGGCTCGTGAACTCCACGAACTCGAAGCCGTTCAGCCCAAGGGGATTCTCAGCTGTATCCACCATTGCACCACCTCCGCGCATCGCGTTGGGCGCGAGCTCCCGCGCCGGTCCCTGGAGCCCCCAGCTGAGGGAGGCTCTTCGCGGCGCAAGGTAGGGATCGACCCCATCGGAGAAAAGTACAAAGGGCAGGCATAGATTGTCAGCCTTCTGCACAATGCGGTGCGGCTAGGACCGCCGGTGGGGTCCCCACTTCCTACCGCCCAGGGAGGAAACGATGCCCTCCCTCTGGACCGCCGGCCGGCCGAGGGAATGTCAGACCCCTCCGGTAGTCTCCTTCCATCAACGAAGCGAAGCCGAAAAGGAAGGTCGCCATGACTGCCACTCGTGAGAACCCGCGTGTCTCCGTCAACAAGCTCGGCCAGTACCTCACCGCGACGCCCTCGCTGCGGAAGCGCATCATCCACGGCCAGAAGCACCCGGTGGACCCGCAGTACCTGCGCTACCCGGCCGCCGCCCAGGCCATCGTCGAGTTCCTCTGCGAGGGCCGCGACGAGGTCATCCTCCGCTACCACCAGCGCCGGCTGCTGAACGCCGCGCCGGAGTCGGACTTCGACGCCCATCGCCTCGCGCTGTGCGCCGAGGCCCTGCAGCGCTGCCTCGTCTCCGTGGACGGGCTCGCCGCGAACGCCATCGCCAGCCCGGCGGAGGCGGACCTGCCGCCGCTGGAGCTGTCGGGCGTCGCCATCAACGTGCGGCCGGAGGTCATCCTGCGCAGCGTGGATGCCCAGGGGCAGATGCGCTCCGGCCTGCTGAAGCTCTACTTCTCCAAGCACACGCCGCTGGACGAGCGCTCCGGGCAGTACATCGCCACCGTGCTCCATCGGTACGCGGAGCAGCGGCTGGAGCAGCGCGGCCCGGTGGACCCGCGCCTCGTGGGCGTCTTCGACGTCTTCGCCGGCCGGCTGTACTTCGCGCCCCGCGCCCAGCAGCGCCGGATGAACGACGTGAAGCTGGCGTGCGAGGAGATTGCCGCGCGCTGGGACGTGAACTGAACCCGGCCCCGGGCTCGGGGCCCGGCGGGCTCCGGGCCCCTTCCGTGCGCCCCCCGGTTGCCGGTGACGCGGCCCCGTCACCGGCGCCGAGGCGTGGGGTGTCCGATTCCGGGACGTGACATCCCGCATCCGTGCAGCCGCTGGCGGCCGTGGGGAAGCCTTCCCTCGGAAACCCGGGGGCTTGCCCCGACCCCGGGCGCTGGCATGTCCTTCGCTCTGGGCCCCGGTATATGGACTCCCTCCGCCAGGACTTCCGCTACGCGCTGCGCACGCTGGCGCGTACCCCCGGCTTCACGCTGGCCGCCGGAATCACGCTCGCGCTGGCCATTGGCGCGAACACCGTCCTCTTCAGCGCCATCCACACCATGCTGCTGCGGCCCCTGCCCTTCCAGGAAGCCGGGGAGCTGGTGCGCGCCTGGTGCCGCCAGGGCGGAGGGCTCGACACGGCCTCCGTCTCGGAGCCGGAGCTGCTCGGCTGGCGGGAGCATGGCCGGAGCTTCGCCCAGCTCGCGGCCTTTGGCCGCAAGGACCTCAACCGCACCGGGGTGGACTCACCGGAGCGGGTCCGCGCGAGCGTGGTGACGGCCAACTTCTTCTCCACGCTGGGGGTGAGGCCATCGCAGGGCCGCGACTTCACCGACGAGGACGCCCGGCCCGGCCAGCCGGCGTCCGTGGTGGTGGTGAGCCACGGCTTCTGGAAGCGGGCGCTCGCGGGGGGTGCGGACGTGGTGGGCCGGACGTTGGTGCTGGACGGCCGCGGCCACACCGTGGTGGGCGTGCTGCCGGAGTCCTTCAACTTCCCGGAGTACGCCGAAGAGGCGGAGGTCTGGCTTCCCCTCGGCCTGGACCCGCAGCGCCATGGCCACCATTACCTGTCCGTGCTGGGCCGGCGGGCGCCGGGCGTCACGCTGGAGGCGGCCCA comes from Pyxidicoccus trucidator and encodes:
- a CDS encoding Rieske (2Fe-2S) protein, whose product is MSDGAQPPRARLTATPPNVKLLPLAALQDPGARNLVLQIGDAYFHGFLVRTGDEVHGYVDRCPHAGLPLAQKLDQYLTPDKQLIVCSWHGALFQPGDGRCVGGPCVGARLTSWPVKVENGFVVTT
- the hmgA gene encoding homogentisate 1,2-dioxygenase gives rise to the protein MTTDTQAGSELKRAPGGYLSGFGNELATEAVPGALPQGQNSPQRTPYGLYAEQLSGSAFTAPRRENRRSWLYRIRPSANHPAYEPHPQGLLRGGPFDEVPVSPNRLRWSPQPAPTKPTDFVDGLVTYAGNGDPATGAGISIHLYQANTSMVDRVFYDADGELLLVPQAGRLRLVTELGVLELAPGEVGVVPRGVRFRAELLDGQASGYICENHGAFFRLPDLGPIGANGLANPRDFLTPVAAYEDVDRPTQVVQKFLGRLWASRFDHSPLDVVAWHGNLAPYKYDLARFNTVNTVSFDHPDPSIFTVLTSPSEIPGTANCDFVIFPPRWMVAEHTFRPPWFHRNVMSEFMGLVHGVYDAKAGGFAPGGASLHNCMSGHGPDQASYDQAIHADLKPHKLKDTLAFMFESRWVIRPTRFALETPALQSDYDHCWSGFQKAKLP
- the hppD gene encoding 4-hydroxyphenylpyruvate dioxygenase, encoding MVDTAENPLGLNGFEFVEFTSPAPEVMVKLVERLGFVAYSKHPSKHLVRYKQGDINLLINEEPTGQAAEFRAAHGPSASGMAFRVANARTAYEMALERGARAADPSRGALGEGSYVLEGIGGSLLYLVDRYGAKGSIYDAWEKIPGADAAEAKNSVGLESLDHLTHNVRRGQMRTWSSFYSRIFGFTEQKYFDIKGQATGLFSQAMIAPDKAIRIPLNESQDDKSQIEEFLRQYNGEGIQHLALTTRDIYGTVERLRQRGVSLQDTIETYYDLVDKRVPNHGEDLERMRKNRILIDGNEQEGLLLQIFTENLFGPIFFEIIQRKGNEGFGNGNFQALFESIELDQIRRGVIKVDPVR